In Candidatus Palauibacter australiensis, one DNA window encodes the following:
- a CDS encoding DPP IV N-terminal domain-containing protein, giving the protein MMKFALVLVAISGAVAADPVAAQGRFEPMDVFEIEYAADPQISPDGSQVIYVRTSMDIMRDAKKSELWIMNADGSDHRRVGVGGSPRWSPDGTRIAYTDDGQIHVRWMDTGEAATLTQLIESPRGLRWSPDGRYLAFNKLVPYPPPSLAPPPTPPAGAEWADPPIMEDRFKNRQDGVGYL; this is encoded by the coding sequence ATGATGAAGTTCGCCCTGGTCCTCGTCGCCATTTCGGGCGCGGTGGCCGCCGATCCGGTGGCGGCGCAGGGCCGGTTCGAGCCGATGGACGTGTTCGAGATCGAATACGCCGCCGACCCGCAGATCTCGCCCGATGGCAGCCAGGTCATCTACGTCCGCACGTCCATGGACATCATGCGGGACGCGAAGAAGTCCGAGCTGTGGATCATGAATGCCGACGGGTCGGATCACCGGCGCGTGGGCGTGGGCGGGTCCCCGCGGTGGTCGCCGGACGGGACCCGGATCGCCTACACCGACGACGGCCAGATCCACGTGCGCTGGATGGATACGGGCGAGGCAGCCACGCTCACGCAGCTCATCGAATCGCCGCGCGGGCTCCGCTGGTCGCCCGACGGGCGCTACCTCGCGTTCAACAAGCTCGTCCCCTACCCGCCGCCGAGCCTCGCCCCGCCGCCCACGCCGCCCGCCGGGGCGGAATGGGCCGATCCTCCCATCATGGAGGACCGCTTCAAGAACCGGCAGGACGGCGTCGGATACCTG
- a CDS encoding amidohydrolase family protein: MIRLTARRAVFLATSAALAAGALPLRLSGQEYDILIRNGRVIDGTGNPWFAADVAIAGDRIVRIGSLGDATARRVVDATGMYVSPGFIDLHSHADRAMTSEHLEARRAKSLNSQGLTTVIGGPDGRNQTWPLSAEIAALRELGHAMNFVPMVGHSTVRAEVMGNDYWRAATEDEIARMQALVREGMESGAWGLGAGVEYRPARYSTPEEVIALAEAVAPYDGFYVAHQRSEAAMPLWELPSTVTDLPVDGNEGLAETVNVARETGIRVVASHHKARGRSSFGRSEQDTLVVNRARAEGLQVYLDVYPYETFGGGARPMIPRWSLVHDTVDTSGGRDSPVYNRPGVFDDARGHLERRWADPELQALIARDIEWIVDHNGGPDRVVVVGYPDPTWVGRTLEELGRRLDVTYQEVVVHMALNGYADVLGGAWTRGYGIHDADVINYYRQDYTATASDAAVSGVEGVPEFASRPGAHPRHFGAFTRKIARYVKDLKAITLPFAVRSMTGLPARIIGLEDRGFLREGYRADLVVFDLERLRDRATVLEPDLFSEGVDYVMVNGVFTVDGGEFTDELPGEVILRPGNSAN; this comes from the coding sequence ATGATTCGGCTTACAGCACGACGCGCCGTCTTCCTGGCCACGAGCGCCGCCCTCGCGGCGGGCGCCCTCCCTCTCCGGCTCTCCGGGCAGGAGTACGACATCCTCATCCGGAACGGGCGCGTCATCGACGGCACGGGAAACCCGTGGTTCGCGGCGGACGTCGCCATCGCCGGCGACCGGATCGTGCGGATCGGGAGCCTCGGAGACGCGACGGCGCGGCGCGTGGTGGACGCGACGGGGATGTACGTCTCGCCGGGCTTCATCGACCTGCACTCGCATGCCGACCGCGCCATGACCTCCGAGCACTTGGAGGCACGGCGCGCGAAGAGCCTGAACAGCCAGGGGCTCACGACGGTCATCGGCGGGCCGGACGGCCGCAATCAGACGTGGCCGCTCAGCGCGGAGATCGCGGCTCTCCGGGAGCTGGGACACGCGATGAACTTCGTCCCCATGGTCGGCCACAGCACGGTGCGCGCCGAAGTGATGGGCAACGACTACTGGCGTGCGGCGACGGAGGACGAGATCGCCCGCATGCAGGCGCTCGTGCGCGAGGGAATGGAGTCGGGGGCGTGGGGGCTGGGAGCCGGCGTCGAGTACCGCCCCGCCCGCTACAGCACGCCGGAGGAGGTGATTGCCCTGGCCGAGGCCGTGGCCCCCTACGACGGTTTCTACGTCGCGCACCAGCGCAGCGAGGCGGCCATGCCGCTGTGGGAGTTGCCGAGCACCGTGACGGACTTGCCCGTGGACGGTAACGAGGGGCTGGCGGAGACTGTGAACGTCGCGCGCGAAACGGGGATCCGCGTCGTGGCGAGCCACCACAAGGCGCGGGGCCGCTCCAGCTTCGGCCGCTCCGAACAGGACACGCTGGTCGTGAACCGGGCGCGCGCGGAGGGGCTGCAAGTCTACCTGGACGTCTACCCGTACGAGACGTTCGGCGGGGGCGCGCGGCCCATGATCCCACGCTGGAGCCTGGTGCACGACACCGTGGACACGAGCGGCGGGAGGGATAGCCCGGTCTACAACCGCCCGGGGGTGTTCGACGATGCCCGGGGGCACCTGGAGCGCCGCTGGGCGGACCCGGAACTCCAGGCTCTCATCGCCCGCGACATCGAGTGGATCGTCGACCACAACGGGGGTCCGGACCGCGTAGTCGTGGTGGGCTACCCCGACCCGACCTGGGTGGGCCGCACGCTGGAGGAACTGGGGCGCCGGCTGGACGTCACGTACCAGGAGGTCGTCGTCCACATGGCGCTCAACGGATACGCGGACGTCCTCGGCGGGGCCTGGACGCGCGGCTACGGGATCCACGACGCGGACGTCATCAACTACTACCGGCAGGACTACACGGCCACGGCCTCGGACGCGGCCGTGAGCGGGGTCGAAGGCGTGCCCGAGTTCGCCTCGCGGCCCGGCGCGCACCCTCGCCATTTCGGCGCATTCACGCGCAAGATCGCCCGCTACGTGAAGGACCTGAAGGCGATCACGCTTCCGTTCGCGGTCCGCTCGATGACGGGGCTGCCGGCGCGGATCATCGGGCTGGAGGACCGCGGCTTTCTGCGCGAAGGCTACCGGGCGGACCTCGTCGTGTTCGACCTCGAACGCCTCCGCGATCGGGCCACCGTGCTCGAGCCGGACCTGTTCAGCGAAGGCGTCGACTACGTCATGGTGAACGGCGTGTTCACGGTCGACGGCGGCGAGTTCACCGACGAACTCCCCGGGGAGGTCATCCTGCGGCCCGGGAACTCCGCAAACTAG
- a CDS encoding type II toxin-antitoxin system prevent-host-death family antitoxin: MRRASVSEAKNALSGLLGDVRRGEAVLITHRGEPVARIEPCRPDDLGGDHEVADLVRRGVATPPRAPFDVERFLSVPAPRLTEGVSASEIIVAERAEGH; the protein is encoded by the coding sequence ATGAGACGAGCCAGCGTCAGCGAAGCGAAGAACGCCCTCAGTGGACTGCTGGGCGACGTCCGTCGCGGGGAAGCTGTGCTGATCACGCATCGCGGCGAGCCCGTGGCGCGGATCGAACCTTGCCGCCCGGACGACCTGGGCGGCGACCATGAAGTCGCGGACCTCGTACGGCGGGGCGTGGCAACCCCTCCCCGCGCTCCGTTCGATGTCGAACGCTTCCTGAGTGTCCCCGCCCCGCGGCTCACCGAAGGGGTGAGCGCCAGCGAGATCATCGTGGCCGAGCGCGCCGAGGGCCATTGA
- a CDS encoding type II toxin-antitoxin system VapC family toxin, with translation MKYWDSSALVTLLVDEAGSARRRATIRDDPAIVTWWGSRVECASALNRLHRERHFEAGGLDRSLEQLQRLAASWIEIEPLEQVRNRAIRLLRLHPLRGADALQLAAALAAAAEDPQRLELVSGDHRLSNAARREGFKVL, from the coding sequence TTGAAATACTGGGACTCGTCGGCACTCGTGACACTTCTCGTGGACGAGGCGGGCAGCGCCCGGCGCCGTGCCACGATCCGGGACGATCCGGCGATCGTTACGTGGTGGGGAAGCCGCGTCGAATGCGCGTCGGCCCTGAACCGCCTCCACCGGGAGCGGCATTTCGAAGCCGGCGGGCTCGACCGGTCCCTGGAGCAGCTTCAGCGGCTGGCGGCCAGTTGGATAGAGATCGAGCCCCTCGAACAGGTTCGTAACCGTGCGATCAGGCTACTTCGGCTTCACCCGCTGCGGGGGGCGGACGCGCTGCAGTTGGCGGCGGCCCTTGCCGCGGCAGCCGAAGATCCGCAGCGGCTCGAGCTGGTCAGCGGCGACCACCGCCTCTCCAACGCCGCAAGGCGCGAGGGGTTCAAGGTTCTTTGA
- a CDS encoding PQQ-dependent dehydrogenase, methanol/ethanol family translates to MRTRLHALLLLAPVAACTADAPPPEPSAVRSASDVTDAVLEAARPDGNWLTYGGNYAEDRFSTLDEVTRDNVDGLGLAWTYDIELRGGVEATPLVVGGVMYISSPWSVVHAIDTRTGERLWRHDPGVPRIRGRLACCDVVNRGVALYEGKVIVGTIDGRLVALDAETGDVVWETLTIDPDEAYTITGAVRVVQGLAIIGNGGAEYGVRGYVSAYDADDGELVWRTYTVPGNPADGFESETMEMAAETWSGEWWVAGGGGTAWDSIIYDPDLDLLYIGTGNGSPWSRSHRSPGGGDNLFLASILALRPQTGEYVWHFQTTPGDHWDYTAVQPMTLADLEFDGRMRRVIMQAPKNGFFYVLDAETGEFLSGQEYIVQNWAEGLDLETGRPTDRPEAVHAEVWTLITPAALGGHNWQPQSFNPETGLMYLPIQEGWVERSEPPDWVFTDLAIEDHSYGPAVSNLGLQSRYGARDDAGFLVAWDPKAQEARWTVAQLGYWNGGTMTTSSGLVFQGGGDGRFVAYDAETGDQLWEVSTGLGILGGPVTYLVDGRQHVSVAAGWGGARGRSGSPYGDAANYEQRGRVFTFVLGGTEPMPTPQRKRPANVPDLDLPTDAESLERGADVYGQYCGICHGGGGGSEGAMPNLQRSTDIVHRNFEDIVLGGSREAQGMPSYEGLLDPEQVRAIQAYIVSEARETLAAEAETPADGDH, encoded by the coding sequence ATGCGCACGCGACTCCATGCCCTGCTGCTCCTCGCTCCCGTCGCCGCCTGCACCGCGGACGCGCCGCCGCCCGAGCCGTCGGCCGTGCGGAGCGCCAGCGATGTGACCGACGCTGTGCTCGAGGCGGCGCGGCCCGACGGCAACTGGCTCACCTACGGCGGCAACTACGCCGAGGACCGCTTCAGCACGCTGGATGAAGTCACGCGGGACAACGTCGACGGACTCGGCCTCGCCTGGACGTACGACATCGAACTACGAGGCGGCGTCGAGGCTACGCCGCTCGTCGTGGGCGGCGTCATGTACATCAGTTCCCCGTGGAGCGTGGTGCACGCGATCGACACGCGGACGGGAGAGCGGCTGTGGCGTCACGACCCCGGCGTTCCGCGCATCCGCGGGCGCCTCGCCTGCTGCGACGTCGTGAACCGTGGCGTCGCGCTCTACGAGGGCAAGGTGATCGTCGGCACGATCGACGGCCGCCTCGTCGCCCTCGACGCGGAGACCGGCGACGTCGTGTGGGAGACGCTCACCATCGACCCCGACGAGGCCTACACGATCACGGGCGCGGTGCGCGTGGTGCAGGGGCTCGCGATCATCGGCAACGGGGGAGCCGAGTACGGCGTCCGGGGCTACGTGTCCGCCTACGACGCGGACGATGGCGAACTCGTGTGGCGCACCTACACGGTGCCCGGCAACCCGGCGGACGGCTTCGAGTCCGAAACCATGGAGATGGCGGCGGAGACGTGGAGCGGCGAGTGGTGGGTCGCGGGCGGTGGCGGGACGGCCTGGGACTCGATCATCTACGACCCGGACCTCGACCTCCTCTACATCGGGACCGGGAACGGGTCCCCGTGGTCGCGGAGCCACCGGAGCCCGGGGGGCGGTGACAACCTCTTCCTCGCCTCGATCCTCGCGTTGCGCCCGCAGACGGGCGAGTACGTGTGGCACTTCCAGACGACGCCCGGCGACCACTGGGACTACACGGCGGTCCAGCCGATGACGCTCGCGGACCTCGAGTTCGACGGCCGCATGCGCCGCGTGATCATGCAGGCGCCGAAGAACGGGTTCTTCTACGTCCTCGACGCCGAGACGGGCGAGTTCCTGTCGGGTCAGGAATACATCGTGCAGAACTGGGCGGAGGGACTCGACCTCGAGACGGGCCGCCCCACGGACCGACCGGAAGCCGTGCACGCGGAGGTCTGGACGCTCATCACGCCGGCCGCCCTCGGGGGCCACAACTGGCAGCCACAGTCGTTCAACCCGGAGACGGGGCTCATGTACCTGCCGATCCAGGAGGGGTGGGTCGAGCGCAGCGAGCCGCCCGACTGGGTGTTCACGGACCTCGCGATCGAGGACCACAGCTACGGACCCGCCGTCAGCAACCTCGGGCTCCAGAGCCGCTATGGCGCCCGCGATGACGCCGGGTTCCTCGTGGCCTGGGACCCAAAGGCTCAGGAGGCGCGCTGGACCGTCGCCCAGCTCGGCTACTGGAACGGCGGGACGATGACGACGTCGTCGGGGCTCGTGTTCCAGGGCGGCGGGGACGGCCGCTTCGTCGCGTACGACGCGGAGACCGGAGACCAGTTGTGGGAGGTCTCCACCGGCCTCGGGATCCTCGGCGGCCCGGTAACCTACCTCGTCGACGGTCGGCAGCATGTGTCCGTGGCGGCCGGCTGGGGCGGCGCGCGCGGACGCAGCGGGTCTCCGTACGGCGACGCGGCGAACTACGAGCAGCGGGGACGGGTCTTCACCTTCGTGCTGGGCGGGACGGAGCCCATGCCGACGCCGCAGCGGAAACGGCCGGCGAACGTGCCCGACCTCGATCTGCCCACGGACGCCGAGTCGCTGGAGCGCGGGGCGGACGTGTACGGGCAGTATTGCGGCATCTGTCACGGCGGCGGAGGCGGCTCGGAGGGCGCGATGCCGAACCTGCAGCGGTCGACCGACATCGTGCACCGCAACTTCGAGGACATCGTGCTCGGAGGGAGTCGCGAGGCGCAGGGGATGCCGTCTTACGAGGGCCTGCTCGATCCCGAGCAGGTTCGGGCGATCCAGGCCTACATCGTGTCGGAGGCGAGGGAGACGCTCGCCGCGGAGGCCGAGACGCCGGCGGATGGCGACCACTGA
- a CDS encoding RidA family protein, which yields MKRFILVSLLATGGFAAMASDLSAQREYINPQHASDEGLPFSGAVWVGDLLFVSGSLGLVDGRPPNDAEEEARLVMEAIKNTVEEAGITMDDLVSVQVFCSDVALYDVFNEVYRTYFTENFPARAFLGSGPLLFGARFEVMAIGSRN from the coding sequence ATGAAGCGCTTCATCCTGGTCTCACTTCTTGCCACCGGAGGTTTCGCGGCCATGGCTTCCGATCTTTCGGCCCAGCGCGAGTACATCAACCCGCAACACGCCAGCGACGAGGGCCTGCCGTTCAGCGGCGCCGTCTGGGTGGGCGACCTGCTCTTCGTGTCCGGGTCGCTGGGACTCGTGGACGGGCGTCCGCCGAACGACGCGGAGGAGGAGGCTCGGCTCGTCATGGAGGCGATCAAGAACACGGTGGAGGAGGCCGGGATCACGATGGACGACCTCGTCTCCGTGCAGGTGTTCTGCTCGGATGTCGCTCTCTACGATGTCTTCAACGAGGTCTACCGGACCTATTTCACGGAGAACTTCCCGGCGCGCGCCTTCCTCGGCTCCGGGCCCCTCCTGTTCGGGGCGCGGTTCGAGGTGATGGCGATCGGCTCCCGCAACTGA
- a CDS encoding Kdo hydroxylase family protein, with product MVTNAGPGRGPRPDLADALERGEIVFFPDCPVALPPDADLERLRAELPRQLRAKNVSYHPESGRLRGVAARGGLRDAVLDTLAAHGARVRAFLREYLPALTEGWTVGTTSFRPIQERGRGLSPHASNELIHFDAGAYGATDGDRILRFFVNVNPEEDRVWCTKGTFPDVFARYGTEAGVADGGSLERSPVDRLRGRLLRGIAKAGLGEAVLADSSPYDRLMRRFHNYMKDTPSFQERDETWREIRFPPFSAWMVLTDMVSHASLSGQHALVDTFILRLTACRRPELAPLNILRGRDGSRPMA from the coding sequence CTGGTCACCAACGCCGGGCCCGGGCGGGGGCCCCGGCCCGATCTCGCCGACGCGCTGGAGCGGGGGGAGATCGTCTTCTTCCCCGATTGTCCGGTGGCACTTCCGCCGGACGCGGATCTCGAGCGGCTGCGCGCCGAACTTCCGCGCCAGTTGCGCGCGAAGAACGTCAGCTACCACCCGGAGAGCGGGCGTCTACGCGGCGTGGCGGCGCGCGGGGGGCTGCGGGACGCCGTTCTCGACACCCTCGCCGCGCACGGCGCCAGGGTTCGCGCCTTCCTCCGGGAGTACCTGCCCGCGCTTACCGAGGGATGGACGGTGGGGACGACGAGCTTCCGCCCGATCCAGGAGCGGGGCCGCGGCCTCTCCCCGCACGCGAGCAACGAACTGATCCACTTCGACGCTGGCGCCTACGGGGCGACCGACGGGGACCGGATCCTCCGCTTCTTCGTCAACGTGAACCCCGAGGAGGACCGCGTGTGGTGCACCAAGGGGACGTTCCCCGACGTCTTCGCGCGCTACGGCACCGAGGCGGGCGTGGCGGACGGCGGCTCGCTCGAGAGGAGCCCCGTGGACCGTCTCCGGGGGCGTCTGCTGCGAGGGATCGCGAAGGCGGGGCTCGGGGAGGCGGTGCTCGCGGACTCCAGCCCGTACGACCGTCTCATGCGGCGCTTCCACAACTATATGAAGGACACCCCATCCTTCCAGGAGCGGGACGAGACGTGGCGGGAGATCCGCTTCCCGCCCTTCTCCGCCTGGATGGTCCTCACCGACATGGTGAGCCACGCGAGCCTGTCCGGCCAGCACGCCCTCGTCGACACCTTCATCCTCCGCCTGACCGCCTGCCGCCGCCCGGAACTCGCCCCCCTCAACATCCTCCGCGGCCGCGACGGGTCGCGCCCGATGGCGTGA
- a CDS encoding gamma-glutamyltransferase family protein has protein sequence MERFPIRMTALFAASLLLLPLGAAARQVNIGLPAERTAHRPAVPGPNGLVTAGHPLASMAGLRTLMAGGNAADAAVATLATLNIVRPQMSGMAGNGFVTLYDRVSDRVYSLGATGAAPRGLDPATRTADELNKGIHAGVVPGLFGGWIALLDRFGTMSLAQVLAPAIDYAENGHPIEASVVAAIESHKDLFESFPSSRRMFLPRGRVPEPGETFRMPDLANTLRKVVEAEQAALAAGRTRSEALRAAFDRFYRGDIAEEMARFYAENGGDFTMEDFARYEPIWAEPIHTTYRGFDVYTSPPTSRGGLEVTMQLNLVEGFDLRALGAGSAETIHLLSEAIKVAKADVYAYAADPALVDVPVGALLSKDYAAARRSLIDPSRLMAYPGAGNPVRVDEFQPGARAAGQAAGEAAIQPRRGHLAEQAHAGSTTSFSIADRFGNVVAATPTHGGAFGTGVVVGNTGLTFNNGSRIGSTAPYPDHVNYVRGGQIPILNNSPIIVLRDGRFHAALGTPGGETIGQTQFQVLVNLLDFGMPVQEAIAAPRFTLSGEPSFYRPGAEIRFRLEDRLPDAVAGTLEALGYTVELAPGYAFGSIQGITFDAATGALMAGADPRRVAYAVGW, from the coding sequence ATGGAACGCTTCCCGATCCGGATGACTGCGCTGTTCGCCGCGTCTCTCCTCCTCCTTCCATTGGGGGCCGCGGCTCGGCAGGTGAACATCGGCCTGCCGGCCGAGCGGACGGCCCACCGTCCCGCGGTGCCGGGCCCGAACGGGCTGGTGACGGCGGGTCACCCCCTGGCGTCCATGGCGGGTCTACGCACGCTCATGGCGGGGGGGAACGCCGCCGATGCCGCCGTCGCGACGCTGGCCACGCTGAACATCGTACGGCCGCAGATGTCCGGGATGGCGGGGAACGGGTTCGTCACGCTCTACGACCGCGTCTCGGACCGCGTGTACTCGCTCGGGGCCACCGGCGCCGCTCCCCGGGGGCTCGATCCCGCGACCCGCACGGCCGACGAGTTGAACAAGGGCATTCACGCGGGCGTCGTCCCCGGCCTGTTCGGGGGATGGATCGCCCTCCTGGACCGCTTCGGCACCATGAGCTTGGCCCAGGTGCTCGCCCCGGCCATCGATTACGCCGAGAACGGCCATCCCATCGAGGCGTCCGTGGTGGCGGCGATCGAGTCGCACAAGGACCTCTTCGAGAGCTTCCCCTCGAGCCGGCGGATGTTCCTCCCGCGCGGCAGGGTGCCCGAGCCCGGCGAGACGTTCCGCATGCCCGATCTGGCGAACACGCTGCGCAAGGTGGTCGAGGCCGAGCAGGCGGCCCTGGCGGCCGGCAGGACGCGCTCGGAGGCGCTCCGGGCCGCCTTCGACCGGTTCTACCGGGGCGACATCGCCGAGGAGATGGCCCGCTTCTACGCGGAGAACGGCGGCGACTTCACCATGGAGGACTTCGCCCGCTACGAGCCCATCTGGGCGGAGCCGATCCACACCACCTACCGGGGGTTCGATGTGTACACCAGCCCGCCGACGTCGCGCGGAGGGCTGGAGGTGACGATGCAGTTGAACCTCGTCGAGGGATTCGACCTCCGCGCGCTGGGCGCCGGGAGCGCGGAGACCATCCACCTCCTGTCGGAGGCGATCAAGGTCGCGAAGGCCGATGTCTATGCCTACGCGGCCGATCCCGCCCTGGTCGACGTGCCCGTCGGCGCGTTGCTGTCGAAGGACTACGCGGCGGCTCGCCGATCCCTCATCGACCCGTCCCGCCTGATGGCATACCCGGGCGCCGGAAACCCGGTGCGGGTCGACGAATTCCAGCCGGGCGCGCGCGCCGCCGGGCAGGCGGCGGGAGAGGCAGCGATCCAGCCACGGCGAGGACACCTGGCCGAACAGGCGCACGCGGGGAGCACCACCAGCTTCTCCATCGCGGACCGCTTCGGCAACGTCGTCGCGGCCACGCCCACCCACGGCGGCGCCTTCGGCACGGGCGTGGTGGTCGGCAACACCGGCCTCACCTTCAACAACGGATCCCGCATCGGCTCGACAGCGCCGTACCCCGACCATGTGAACTACGTCCGGGGTGGGCAGATCCCGATCCTCAACAACTCCCCGATCATCGTGCTCAGGGACGGCCGGTTCCATGCGGCGCTGGGGACGCCGGGCGGCGAGACGATCGGCCAGACCCAGTTCCAGGTGCTCGTGAACCTCCTCGACTTCGGGATGCCGGTCCAGGAGGCCATCGCGGCGCCCCGCTTCACCCTGAGCGGCGAGCCGAGCTTCTACCGGCCCGGCGCCGAGATCCGCTTCCGCCTGGAGGACCGCCTGCCCGACGCCGTGGCCGGGACGCTGGAGGCGTTGGGATACACCGTGGAACTCGCGCCCGGTTACGCCTTCGGCAGCATCCAGGGCATCACCTTCGATGCCGCGACTGGGGCCCTCATGGCGGGCGCCGACCCCCGCCGCGTGGCCTACGCCGTGGGCTGGTGA
- a CDS encoding pyridoxal-dependent decarboxylase → MAQATSTLSPEVRTRKRLPERGIEWETLKSELLSRKAIDYDWRNGRVPYLVYYVDEEMKRVQDASHAIYSVENALSGQGSFPSVGAMEEEVIQMGLDVFNAPEGAAGQFTSGGTESIFQAVKVARDMKREARPDLGRLNIVAAYSRHPSVDKAAQILDLDMKYVDCRADYRADVDAIREAIDEASIVIYAGAPTIYYGLIDPMRELGELALETGVRLHSDACYGGFISPFARELGYPVPDFDLSVPGVSSLSADLHKFGFAQKSASLVLFANGDDLRYARYVIRDLAGGSYASATAQGSRPGGAVACAWTMLQHIGREGYRGIVRGIMETTDAAIEGVRAIDGLYVFEPEGDTNLFRYDVEPGEPFNIFAVARLMNERGWMMGQHRKPPAIHQPITAVHTPVLGEYLSDLEACVAIARRDRLHDTFLDGTY, encoded by the coding sequence GTGGCACAGGCAACCAGCACCCTGAGTCCTGAAGTTCGGACCCGAAAGCGGCTCCCGGAGCGGGGAATCGAGTGGGAGACGCTCAAGAGCGAACTGCTCAGCCGGAAGGCGATCGATTACGACTGGAGGAACGGTCGCGTTCCGTACCTCGTCTACTACGTGGACGAGGAGATGAAGCGGGTGCAGGACGCGTCCCACGCGATCTATTCGGTGGAGAACGCCCTCTCCGGGCAGGGTTCCTTTCCCAGCGTCGGGGCGATGGAGGAAGAGGTCATCCAGATGGGCCTCGACGTGTTCAACGCCCCCGAGGGCGCGGCGGGCCAGTTCACGTCGGGGGGCACGGAGAGCATCTTCCAGGCCGTGAAGGTCGCGCGCGACATGAAGCGGGAGGCGCGCCCGGACCTGGGCCGGCTCAACATCGTCGCCGCCTACAGCCGTCACCCCTCCGTGGACAAGGCCGCCCAGATCCTCGACCTCGACATGAAGTACGTGGACTGCCGGGCGGACTACCGGGCGGACGTGGACGCCATCCGCGAGGCCATCGATGAAGCCTCCATCGTCATCTACGCCGGAGCCCCCACCATCTACTACGGGCTCATCGACCCGATGCGGGAACTCGGTGAACTCGCCCTTGAGACGGGCGTCCGCCTGCACTCGGATGCCTGCTACGGCGGCTTCATCTCGCCCTTTGCGCGGGAACTCGGTTATCCGGTCCCCGACTTCGACCTCTCCGTGCCGGGCGTGTCCAGCCTGTCCGCCGACCTCCACAAGTTCGGTTTCGCGCAGAAGAGCGCCTCGCTCGTCCTCTTCGCCAACGGGGACGACCTGCGGTACGCCCGCTATGTCATCCGCGACCTCGCCGGCGGCTCCTACGCCTCGGCGACGGCGCAGGGCTCGCGGCCGGGCGGTGCGGTGGCGTGCGCGTGGACGATGCTCCAGCACATCGGCCGGGAGGGATACCGTGGGATCGTGCGCGGGATCATGGAGACGACCGATGCAGCCATCGAGGGCGTGAGGGCGATCGACGGCCTCTACGTGTTCGAACCTGAAGGGGACACGAACCTCTTCCGCTACGATGTCGAGCCCGGAGAACCGTTCAACATCTTCGCCGTCGCGAGGCTTATGAACGAGCGGGGTTGGATGATGGGACAGCACCGCAAGCCGCCCGCCATCCACCAGCCGATCACAGCCGTCCACACGCCCGTGCTCGGCGAGTACCTCTCGGACCTCGAGGCATGCGTCGCCATCGCCCGCCGCGACCGCCTCCACGACACCTTCCTCGACGGCACCTACTAA